ACATTAAAAAACGGGCCAGCTAAATCTGTAACAAGATTAAAAGCATATGTCAGTGCGGCCAACCTTTATTGCTTCATGAAAAAATTCCCACAGGCAAAAAACATGCTGGACAAGGCCAGACCTTTCGTAGCCAACCTGAAGAACACAAAAGTGGTAGTGGATTATTACGCTGCTGAGGGGCTTTACAGTTGGTTTGGGGCAAGGCAATTCGACAAAGCACTGGTCAGTTTTGACAAGGGTTTAGCACTTGCAAAAAAAATCAATTATGACTATGCCATCCCTTCCCTCACCTTCTCAAAATACGATGTATACAGCAATCAGAAAAATTTTGCTAAAGCACTTGCCACCCTCAATGAGCTGACCAGATCCAAGCTGTTTATGGGTTGGACAGAAAACAGGATTTCCATCTATAACGAGTATGCAAATACATATGCCGGCATGGGCAAAATGTCGGAGGCTTATGCCTGGTCCAGGAAACACAGTAAACTAAATGACAGTCTAAATAAAGCTGAGGTAAAAAAATACATCAATGACCTGGAGATCAAGTTTAAAACTACCGAAAATCAAAAGAAAATAACCCGCCTGGAAGCAGAAAAGAAAGAAGTAGCCCTTACGGCAAAAAATGCCCGGTTAAACAACTGGTTATTGGGTTCCATCAGTACCTCGCTGCTGATTGTCACCGCCTTTGTGATCTTCTATTACCGGAACACCAAGAAATTATCCAGACAAAAGGAAATTAACCACAAGCAGCAACTAAAAGAGATGGAGCAGCAACAAAGACTGGTAACGGTAAAAGCCATGCTGGAAGGAGAGGAAAAAGAACGCAGCAGGATGGCGAGAGATTTACATGATGGTCTCGGCGGATTACTTACCGGAGTGAGGCTTAATCTTTCCAATCTGGTGGCAGGCCCGGGTATAAAAGACAAGGAAGCTGGCCCCCATCCATTAATTGCGCAGGTGGATGCTTCCATCCACGAATTGCGTAACATCGCCCATAACATTATGCCACAGGCGCTGCAGAATTACGGACTTGAAGCGGCAATAAGAGACTTGTGTCATTCTATGATGAGCAGCGATCTTCCAATCCGGTTCCACACGCTTGGCATGGAAAACAACCTGTCCCTATCAGTAAAAATGACCATATACAGGATTATTCAGGAAGCCCTTAGTAACGCCATCCGTCATGCCGGAGCGAATTTTATTATCGTTCAATGCAGTCAAAATCAGGGTGTATTGTTCATTACCATAGAGGATGATGGCGTTGGTTTTAGTCCTGAGACACTAAAAAACAAAAATGGGATAGGTTTGAGTAACATCAGGAACAGAGTTGAATTCTTAAAAGGGGAAATCGAAATCAGCTCTGCTCCAAATGAAGGGACCACCATAAATATTGAATTGGTAGTGGATTAGATTAAAGAAGTTGCGGAAAAAGGTGCAGATGGGTGCTCGCTCCCTGGTGGTTTACATCCATCTTCAGTACCTCCTTAAACCTGGCCCGCGCCTCCTCAGCACGTCCCAGACCAAGATGGCCTAAACCGATCAGATATTGGCAATGGATGTGATTTTTCAAATGGAGGTCCTGATCAAATACCAGTAAATCCGGAAGGGAAACCGCAAAGTAATCGATCCTGATCTTATCGTCAAGGTGTAACTCAGCAAATCGGATAAAGCGCTCAAAGATCACTTTTGCCTTTTCCTGTTCCTCTAGCTTTAGCCAGGCCAGGCCCTGGTAAAAGATTTTATCCGGTTGTGGATCATTATAAAATATAGCCTGTACCGGTTCATCCGGCCCAGTAGTTGCCATCAGAAACTGTTCTCTTGCCTGATCTGTCCATCCCATTTTTTCGTAAATGCAGCCACGCAAATAGTGGATATCATTTTCCTGTGCACCATATAATTTCCCTTCACCAAGATGATGCGGATATTCCACTGTAGCCGAAAGCAATTCCAGTGCAAGCTCATATGCGCCTTCCCTCAGCGCCTTTACTGCCAATCCAATATGACAAAGCAGATACTGTCCTACTACCTTTCCTTCTCCCCCTTCCCAGGGATGAAACTGCTTCACTGCAATACATGCCCTGGCCTCCTGATAACGGTTCAGCTGATTCAACAACGTCACCTGCTCCAGGTACAAATCATCGCGATCGTTGACCAGTTCCGGATATTTTTCAAAAAACGCCAGGCGATGCTCCGGTGTGTATCCCATTTTTTTATACAACTGATCCAGTTCCATAAATACCCTTGCATCCGTCTTATCCAGGCTAAAAGCTTTTTCAAGTGCTTTCAATGCACGGTCAGACTCATTCAAATGATTCTGATAGGCCAGAGATAGATTTCGATGTGCCGTTGGAAAAGATGGATCTGAAGACACAGAATTTTCCCAGCATGCTACTGCTTCAGTAAACTGTTGTTTGTCGAACCAGAAATTCCCCAGATAATAATGCGCTTTAGCATCCCCTGGATTTAACGTGATGGCGGAGGATAAAACCTTTACATCCTCAATCCGGTGCGGGAAACACAAATCAGGTATCGCCTGTTCCCCTTCAAGAAAACATGACCTTGCTGCCTGCCCGTCTTCAATCTGCAGGTAACACCAGCCCATATAGTAATACACCATTGGATATACTGCGCCTTCCTGTTCCCCGGTATAAACCAATAAAAATGCAATCGCTTC
This region of Pedobacter steynii genomic DNA includes:
- a CDS encoding tetratricopeptide repeat-containing sensor histidine kinase, which produces MMRALYTCCILLAIGLCSKAQLPMNEPEYADSLTKQLKLKATDSAKARTNFLLSQYWSYLDFKKSKQFLDEGKKLSKSNVMLNAISYFFEGNLYFDDEPAKAEKAFLTVERLLNKVNTKESYYFRAKALSNYATLQEGKDDYKTAIDILLNQVIPLAEKNGNPTALAGYYQNLGSFFQTNRQFEKAETYYLKTIETLKNGPAKSVTRLKAYVSAANLYCFMKKFPQAKNMLDKARPFVANLKNTKVVVDYYAAEGLYSWFGARQFDKALVSFDKGLALAKKINYDYAIPSLTFSKYDVYSNQKNFAKALATLNELTRSKLFMGWTENRISIYNEYANTYAGMGKMSEAYAWSRKHSKLNDSLNKAEVKKYINDLEIKFKTTENQKKITRLEAEKKEVALTAKNARLNNWLLGSISTSLLIVTAFVIFYYRNTKKLSRQKEINHKQQLKEMEQQQRLVTVKAMLEGEEKERSRMARDLHDGLGGLLTGVRLNLSNLVAGPGIKDKEAGPHPLIAQVDASIHELRNIAHNIMPQALQNYGLEAAIRDLCHSMMSSDLPIRFHTLGMENNLSLSVKMTIYRIIQEALSNAIRHAGANFIIVQCSQNQGVLFITIEDDGVGFSPETLKNKNGIGLSNIRNRVEFLKGEIEISSAPNEGTTINIELVVD